A portion of the Pseudomonas synxantha BG33R genome contains these proteins:
- a CDS encoding LuxR C-terminal-related transcriptional regulator, producing MTDLSRIQGPASVVIPTLEGRFYRPPLPDGYVLRPRLCQRLNAGLDGRLLLVCAPAGFGKSSLAVEFCQGLPAHWQSLWLGLSPRDNDPGRFLERLLDGLQHYFPQLGAQSLGLLKMRQRHQPFAFEEWLDGLLDELAEHLSTRSPLLLVLDDYHLAQGPVLDRCLQFFLNHLPDGLLVLVTSRQRPDWHLARLRLSRHLLELHEQDLRLTHDESLAVLDGHSSALGGEALENLIRRSEGWVAGLRFWLLAASEAGGNEGALPQSLHGGEGLIRDYLLEEVIDCLPADVRAFLYDTAPQERFCSELCDAVREAHDSAEILNYLQAHQVFLVPLDEQGHWYRYHHLFSDLLRTRREKSTTLPPASLHLRACRWFNAQGLIDEAVEQALRAGHLDVAANLVQNLSEEQLLAEQNVGMLLRWKMDLPDSLLISTPRLIVLYSWALGLACQLDAAQELSSYLSRFLPAPSATAQRSMLAQWLALSGIIARGRGDRELTLRYCNEALESLPQKRYGQRLMCLSTLSNLAIVDADLWRARGLNRESLELAQRVGNPLFEALAHYDRARVLQSRGEILRALDEVRQGLERLHGLAPQRLYAVRARLSLYEGYLLLARYQPEAGLVRLRAGLAEARACRDISVLIGHCVIANFEGRRGQFSNAFAELAEAERLMHIWDVPPIYYLAMITLIKCELWLAQGRTELADAWLTRLGQTYNGEHAAAAPEFHPHLPQHIELQQAALDAIRHQPDTALQCLEALAQQSQNSGRQMIALMALTQQAQLLLAGGQEAKAGQVLARALEAGSGGALQPFQRLLEGYPDWMREQLGKDPHGLLNQSLLALLPQVSVVQAPAHQETLSTRELAVLQLIAQGCSNQEISNQLFISLHTVKTHASHINSKLGVERRTQAVARAKAMGLLV from the coding sequence ATGACTGATCTGTCCCGAATCCAAGGGCCTGCCAGTGTGGTGATACCAACCCTGGAAGGCCGCTTCTACAGGCCCCCATTGCCTGACGGCTACGTGCTGCGCCCGCGCCTGTGCCAACGGTTGAACGCGGGCCTGGACGGGCGATTGTTGCTGGTCTGCGCACCGGCGGGGTTCGGCAAGAGTTCGTTGGCGGTGGAGTTCTGCCAGGGCCTGCCGGCCCACTGGCAAAGTCTGTGGCTGGGCCTGAGCCCACGGGACAATGACCCCGGCCGCTTCCTGGAGCGATTGCTCGACGGCTTGCAGCACTATTTTCCGCAGTTGGGCGCCCAATCCCTGGGTTTGCTGAAAATGCGTCAGCGTCATCAACCCTTTGCCTTTGAAGAATGGCTGGATGGCCTGCTCGATGAGCTGGCGGAGCATCTGTCCACGCGCTCGCCGCTATTGCTGGTGCTGGATGACTACCACCTGGCCCAAGGCCCGGTGCTGGATCGTTGCCTGCAATTTTTCCTCAATCATTTGCCCGACGGTCTGTTGGTACTGGTCACCAGCCGGCAGCGTCCGGATTGGCACTTGGCGCGCTTGCGTTTGTCGCGGCACCTGCTGGAGCTGCATGAACAAGACCTGCGCCTGACCCACGACGAATCCCTTGCCGTGCTGGATGGACACAGCAGCGCATTAGGCGGCGAAGCGTTGGAAAACCTGATCCGCCGCAGCGAGGGCTGGGTCGCCGGCCTGCGCTTCTGGTTGTTGGCAGCGTCCGAAGCCGGTGGCAATGAGGGGGCCTTGCCCCAAAGCCTGCACGGTGGCGAAGGGCTGATTCGTGATTACCTGCTTGAAGAAGTCATCGACTGCCTGCCTGCCGACGTGCGAGCGTTCCTGTACGACACTGCTCCCCAGGAGCGTTTTTGCAGCGAGTTGTGCGACGCGGTCCGCGAAGCCCATGACAGCGCCGAAATCCTGAATTATTTGCAGGCCCATCAGGTTTTCCTGGTGCCGCTGGATGAACAGGGCCACTGGTACCGCTATCACCATTTGTTTTCCGACCTGCTGCGTACCCGCCGCGAGAAGAGCACCACATTGCCGCCGGCCAGCTTGCATTTGCGCGCCTGCCGCTGGTTCAACGCCCAGGGTTTGATCGACGAGGCAGTAGAGCAGGCGCTGCGGGCCGGCCATCTGGACGTGGCGGCGAACCTGGTCCAGAACCTGTCCGAAGAGCAACTGTTGGCAGAGCAGAATGTTGGCATGTTGCTGCGCTGGAAGATGGACTTGCCCGACAGCCTGCTGATCAGCACGCCGCGCTTGATCGTGCTCTACAGTTGGGCATTGGGGCTGGCGTGCCAATTGGACGCGGCCCAGGAGCTTTCCAGCTACCTCAGTCGCTTCCTGCCGGCACCCTCGGCGACCGCGCAAAGGTCGATGTTGGCCCAGTGGCTGGCGTTGAGCGGGATTATTGCCCGTGGGCGCGGGGATCGCGAATTGACCCTGCGCTATTGCAACGAGGCATTGGAAAGCCTGCCGCAAAAGCGCTACGGCCAGCGCCTGATGTGCCTGTCGACCCTGTCCAACCTGGCGATTGTCGATGCCGACCTGTGGCGCGCCCGCGGTTTGAACCGCGAATCCCTGGAGCTGGCGCAGCGCGTCGGTAATCCGTTGTTTGAAGCCTTGGCCCATTACGACCGGGCGCGGGTGTTGCAGTCACGCGGCGAAATCCTGCGCGCCCTGGACGAAGTGCGCCAGGGCCTGGAACGCTTGCACGGCCTGGCGCCCCAGCGCCTGTATGCGGTGCGTGCGCGGTTGTCGCTCTACGAAGGTTACCTGTTGTTGGCGCGTTACCAGCCCGAAGCCGGCCTTGTGCGTTTGCGCGCCGGCTTGGCCGAAGCCCGTGCCTGCCGGGATATCAGCGTGCTGATCGGGCATTGCGTGATCGCCAACTTTGAAGGGCGGCGCGGCCAGTTTTCCAATGCCTTTGCCGAGCTGGCCGAGGCCGAGCGCTTGATGCACATCTGGGACGTACCGCCGATCTATTACCTGGCGATGATTACGTTGATCAAATGCGAGCTATGGCTGGCCCAGGGCCGTACCGAGCTGGCGGACGCCTGGCTGACCAGGCTGGGGCAGACCTACAACGGCGAGCACGCCGCTGCCGCGCCGGAGTTCCACCCACACCTGCCACAACATATCGAACTGCAACAAGCCGCGCTCGATGCCATACGCCATCAGCCCGACACCGCGTTGCAATGTCTGGAAGCATTGGCGCAACAGTCCCAGAACAGTGGGCGACAGATGATTGCCTTGATGGCGCTGACCCAGCAGGCGCAGCTTCTGTTGGCGGGCGGCCAGGAGGCCAAGGCCGGACAGGTATTGGCCCGTGCACTTGAAGCCGGCTCGGGCGGCGCGTTGCAGCCGTTCCAGCGGTTGCTGGAGGGCTACCCGGACTGGATGCGTGAGCAGTTGGGCAAAGATCCCCATGGTCTGCTGAACCAGAGCTTGCTGGCGCTGCTGCCCCAGGTCAGCGTGGTCCAGGCCCCGGCTCATCAAGAAACCCTGAGTACGCGAGAGCTGGCGGTGCTGCAACTGATTGCCCAAGGCTGTTCAAACCAGGAAATCAGCAACCAGCTGTTTATTTCCTTGCACACCGTCAAGACCCACGCCAGCCATATCAACAGCAAGCTCGGCGTGGAGCGCCGAACCCAGGCAGTGGCGCGAGCCAAGGCCATGGGCTTGCTGGTCTGA
- a CDS encoding PqiC family protein, producing MTSPLKITLLTTMLLLAACRSDPIAFHTLTPAHASNSSRADAGGVRIESLSVPPQVDRAQIVVRQGDSGLAILETQWWAASLADELRSALVDQLANSDPRHAVALRLEVQRFDSVPGQYALLDVRWRLRQINGDRPPLTCRSTLQSPAGPGIDDLVVAHQNNLKRFAALINQTIGTSLKGCPAAP from the coding sequence ATGACGTCGCCGTTGAAGATCACCCTGCTGACCACGATGCTGTTGCTCGCGGCCTGTCGCAGTGACCCCATCGCCTTCCACACCCTGACCCCGGCACATGCGAGCAACAGCTCACGCGCAGATGCCGGTGGTGTACGGATTGAAAGCCTCAGCGTGCCGCCCCAGGTAGACCGCGCGCAGATAGTGGTGCGCCAGGGTGACAGTGGGTTGGCGATTCTTGAAACCCAGTGGTGGGCCGCCAGCCTCGCTGACGAACTCAGGAGCGCGTTGGTGGATCAATTGGCCAATAGCGATCCACGCCACGCTGTGGCCCTGCGCCTTGAAGTGCAGCGCTTTGACTCGGTCCCCGGGCAGTACGCGCTGCTCGACGTGCGCTGGCGCCTGCGCCAGATCAATGGCGACCGCCCACCCCTGACTTGTCGCAGCACCTTGCAGTCACCCGCAGGGCCAGGCATCGACGATCTGGTGGTGGCGCATCAGAACAACCTCAAGCGGTTCGCGGCACTGATCAATCAAACCATCGGCACGTCACTCAAAGGCTGCCCTGCCGCGCCATAA
- a CDS encoding YraN family protein: MPERSSAQSGKDAELQALKYLQQQGLRLLAQNWLCKRGELDLVMLDGDTVVFVEVRYRKHAQWGGALASIDGRKRQKLILAAQFFLLKEHRWADSPCRFDVVAIESTPSGPADLNWLKDAFDS; the protein is encoded by the coding sequence ATGCCCGAGCGGTCCAGCGCACAAAGCGGCAAGGATGCCGAACTTCAAGCGCTGAAATATCTGCAACAACAGGGTCTGCGTCTTCTGGCGCAGAACTGGTTATGTAAACGCGGCGAGCTTGATCTGGTCATGCTTGACGGCGATACAGTAGTATTCGTCGAAGTCCGCTACAGAAAACACGCACAATGGGGTGGCGCGCTCGCCAGTATCGACGGGCGCAAGCGTCAGAAACTGATACTCGCCGCGCAGTTTTTTCTGCTAAAAGAGCATCGCTGGGCTGACAGCCCCTGCCGTTTCGATGTGGTCGCCATAGAAAGCACACCGTCGGGTCCTGCTGATCTGAACTGGCTCAAAGATGCCTTCGACAGCTGA
- a CDS encoding OmpA family protein: MFTPRRLLVVATAVALLSGCASPNPYDGSQGQAGNGSESGMSKTAKYGGLGALAGALAGAAIDHNNRGKGALIGAVVAGAGAAGYGYYADQQEKKLRESMANTGVEVQRQGDQIKLIMPGNITFATNSDAISSSFYQPLNNLANSLKQFNQNTIQIVGYTDSTGSRQLNMDLSQRRAQSVANYLTSQGVNGANLSARGAGPDNPIASNADVNGRAQNRRVEVNLGPIPGQQYGQPGQQQAPQQNNQFQGNPYQQYQ, translated from the coding sequence ATGTTTACTCCGCGTCGTCTGCTTGTTGTCGCTACCGCCGTAGCCCTGTTGTCTGGCTGTGCCTCACCTAATCCTTATGACGGCAGCCAGGGACAGGCCGGCAATGGTTCTGAAAGCGGTATGAGCAAGACTGCCAAGTACGGCGGCCTCGGCGCGCTGGCCGGTGCATTGGCCGGTGCGGCCATCGATCATAACAACCGTGGCAAGGGCGCGCTGATTGGCGCCGTCGTTGCGGGTGCCGGTGCTGCAGGCTATGGCTACTACGCCGACCAGCAAGAGAAAAAACTGCGTGAAAGCATGGCCAACACCGGTGTGGAAGTGCAGCGCCAGGGTGACCAGATCAAGCTGATCATGCCGGGCAACATCACCTTCGCCACCAACTCCGATGCGATCTCCAGCAGCTTCTACCAGCCGCTGAACAACCTGGCCAACTCCCTCAAGCAGTTCAACCAGAACACTATTCAGATCGTCGGCTACACCGACAGCACCGGCAGCCGCCAACTGAACATGGACCTGTCCCAGCGCCGTGCGCAGAGCGTGGCCAACTACCTGACGTCCCAAGGCGTCAATGGTGCCAACCTGAGCGCGCGCGGTGCCGGCCCGGATAACCCGATTGCCAGCAACGCCGACGTGAATGGCCGCGCCCAGAACCGTCGTGTCGAGGTCAACCTCGGCCCGATCCCTGGCCAGCAATACGGCCAGCCTGGTCAGCAGCAGGCGCCACAGCAGAACAACCAGTTCCAAGGCAATCCGTACCAGCAATACCAGTAA
- a CDS encoding paraquat-inducible protein A, translated as MNSPPTARELNLCLCHTCGQACDMRLEPTECERCGAPLHRRKTQSLTRTWAYLLTALAFYIPANLLPVMNTTMLGSGADSTIMSGVLEFWQHGAWDIALIIFIASIAVPGIKFLSLGLLLITVQRNSQWARKERSKLFRFIELIGYWSMLDVIVVALVAALVKFQALGTIEPRLGILFFGLVVVFTMLAAMSFDPRLIWENPHNEETSDERIQG; from the coding sequence ATGAATTCACCGCCCACCGCCCGCGAGCTCAACCTGTGCCTGTGCCATACCTGCGGCCAGGCCTGCGACATGCGCCTGGAGCCCACTGAATGCGAGCGCTGCGGCGCGCCCTTGCACCGGCGCAAAACGCAATCGCTGACACGCACCTGGGCCTACTTGCTCACCGCCCTCGCCTTTTACATACCGGCCAATTTGCTGCCGGTGATGAACACCACCATGCTCGGCTCCGGCGCAGACAGCACCATCATGAGCGGCGTGCTGGAGTTCTGGCAGCATGGCGCCTGGGACATCGCCCTGATCATTTTCATCGCCAGCATTGCCGTGCCGGGCATCAAGTTCTTGTCACTGGGGTTGCTGCTGATCACCGTGCAGCGCAACAGCCAGTGGGCGCGCAAGGAACGCTCAAAGCTGTTTCGGTTTATCGAGCTGATCGGCTATTGGTCGATGCTGGACGTCATCGTGGTCGCACTGGTGGCCGCGCTGGTTAAGTTTCAAGCCCTGGGCACGATCGAACCGCGCCTGGGCATTCTGTTTTTTGGCTTGGTGGTGGTATTTACCATGCTCGCGGCCATGAGTTTTGATCCCCGGCTAATCTGGGAAAACCCACATAACGAGGAGACCTCGGATGAGCGCATCCAAGGCTGA
- a CDS encoding paraquat-inducible protein A, translating into MANQQIICEHCDCVYEKVTLAKHQKALCVRCSGVLQRYNGLSVQQRLALTVTAAVLWTFANFYPVMSISLQGLKNSATLWDSVVALSLGPITFIALVAAISIIIAPVFQLVLLIWVLSFALAGQRSPAFKLCMRWLEALRPWSMLEVCLLGAMVAVFKLAGMLDVIPGTGLFALAALSLLLIRIAGRDVRDLWDTV; encoded by the coding sequence ATGGCGAATCAACAGATCATCTGCGAGCACTGCGACTGCGTGTACGAAAAGGTCACGCTCGCCAAACATCAAAAAGCCCTGTGTGTGCGGTGTTCGGGTGTGCTGCAGCGCTATAACGGCCTGTCGGTGCAACAACGCCTCGCGCTGACGGTGACCGCAGCAGTGCTGTGGACCTTTGCCAACTTTTATCCGGTGATGAGCATCAGCCTGCAGGGCTTGAAAAACAGTGCGACGCTGTGGGATTCGGTGGTGGCGCTGAGTCTGGGGCCGATCACGTTCATTGCGTTGGTGGCGGCGATCTCCATCATCATCGCGCCGGTGTTTCAGCTGGTCTTGCTGATCTGGGTTTTGAGTTTTGCCTTGGCCGGCCAGCGTTCGCCGGCGTTCAAACTGTGCATGCGCTGGCTGGAAGCGCTCAGGCCCTGGAGTATGCTGGAAGTCTGCCTGCTGGGCGCCATGGTTGCCGTGTTCAAACTGGCGGGTATGCTGGATGTAATCCCCGGTACCGGCCTGTTTGCCTTGGCCGCCCTCAGCCTGTTGCTGATCCGCATTGCCGGGCGCGATGTCCGCGACCTGTGGGACACCGTATGA
- a CDS encoding BON domain-containing protein — protein sequence MTVNRLSLLAITLCLAISGCSSAITATRDTPIQDDRGTRTFGSTIDDSLIETKVKVNVAKAATDLGNGASRIVVTSFNGVVLLAGQTPRADLKAQAEQAAAGVQRVKKVHNELQVMDPITLLAISNDALLTTKIKAQMLTDSAVPGSRIKIVTDNGIVYMMGLLTQAEATRAANLVQGVSGVQKIVKVFEYID from the coding sequence ATGACCGTTAACCGCCTCAGCCTTTTGGCCATCACGCTGTGCCTTGCCATCAGCGGCTGCAGCTCGGCAATCACCGCTACACGGGACACCCCCATCCAGGACGACCGCGGCACACGTACTTTCGGCAGCACCATTGATGATTCGCTGATCGAAACCAAGGTCAAGGTCAATGTCGCCAAGGCCGCCACAGACCTGGGCAACGGCGCCTCGCGCATCGTGGTGACCAGCTTCAACGGCGTCGTCCTGCTGGCAGGGCAAACCCCACGTGCCGACCTCAAGGCCCAGGCTGAACAAGCCGCTGCGGGCGTGCAACGAGTCAAAAAGGTCCACAACGAATTGCAGGTCATGGACCCGATCACCCTGCTGGCCATCAGCAACGATGCGCTGCTGACCACCAAGATCAAGGCGCAGATGCTCACCGACAGCGCGGTGCCGGGCTCGCGCATCAAGATCGTTACCGATAACGGCATCGTCTACATGATGGGCCTGCTGACCCAGGCCGAAGCGACCCGCGCCGCCAACCTGGTGCAGGGCGTGTCGGGCGTACAGAAGATCGTGAAGGTGTTCGAATACATCGACTGA
- a CDS encoding phosphoheptose isomerase → MDMQSRIRQLFQASIDTKQQAMDVLAPHIEQASQVMVHTLLNGGKMLSCGNGGSAGDAQHFSSELLNRFERERPSLPAIALTTDSSTITSIANDYSYNEIFSKQIRALGHSGDVLLAISTSGNSANIIQAIQAAHDREMIVVALTGRDGGGMASLLLPEDVEIRVPANVTARIQEVHLLAIHCLCDLIDSQLFGSEE, encoded by the coding sequence ATGGACATGCAATCCCGAATTCGCCAGCTTTTCCAGGCCAGCATCGACACCAAGCAACAGGCGATGGACGTACTTGCACCGCACATCGAGCAAGCCAGCCAGGTCATGGTCCACACCTTGCTCAACGGAGGCAAAATGCTTTCGTGCGGCAACGGTGGTTCGGCTGGCGATGCCCAGCATTTTTCTTCCGAACTGCTCAACCGCTTTGAGCGTGAACGCCCGAGCCTGCCGGCCATTGCCTTGACCACCGACTCATCGACGATCACCTCGATCGCCAACGACTACAGCTACAACGAAATATTCTCCAAGCAGATCCGCGCCCTCGGCCATTCGGGCGACGTGTTGCTGGCGATTTCCACCAGCGGCAACTCAGCGAATATTATTCAAGCGATCCAGGCCGCACATGATCGTGAAATGATTGTCGTAGCCTTGACCGGTCGCGATGGTGGCGGCATGGCTTCGCTGCTGCTGCCTGAGGACGTGGAGATTCGCGTCCCGGCCAATGTCACTGCACGTATTCAGGAAGTCCACCTGCTGGCGATCCACTGCCTGTGCGATCTGATCGACAGCCAACTGTTCGGGAGTGAAGAATGA
- a CDS encoding MBL fold metallo-hydrolase — protein MTTEKPPLIRETFPVGPLQCNCTIIGDPITKKAIVVDPGGNHELILARLDALGLKVVSIIHTHAHLDHFLASGQLKEKTGATLHLHKDDQFLWDNLEMQCQMFRVPYVPVPSPDRWLEHDEELACGCGVALHTPGHTPGSMSFWFADAQLLIAGDTLFRRGVGRTDLWGGDQATIVRSIKQRLYTLDERATVVTGHGPDTLLGDEMRENPFVRA, from the coding sequence ATGACTACCGAAAAACCACCACTGATTCGCGAAACCTTCCCCGTCGGCCCGTTGCAGTGCAACTGCACCATCATTGGCGACCCGATCACGAAAAAAGCCATCGTAGTCGACCCCGGCGGCAATCACGAATTGATCCTGGCGCGTCTTGATGCGTTGGGTCTGAAGGTGGTGAGCATTATCCACACCCATGCTCACCTGGATCACTTCCTGGCCTCTGGCCAATTGAAAGAAAAAACCGGAGCCACGCTGCACCTGCACAAAGATGATCAATTTCTATGGGACAACCTGGAAATGCAATGCCAGATGTTTCGCGTGCCCTATGTGCCAGTGCCGTCGCCGGATCGCTGGCTGGAACATGATGAAGAATTGGCCTGTGGATGCGGTGTTGCCTTGCACACCCCTGGGCATACGCCGGGTTCGATGAGCTTCTGGTTTGCTGATGCCCAGCTGCTGATTGCCGGTGACACCTTGTTCCGGCGCGGCGTTGGGCGCACGGATTTGTGGGGCGGCGACCAGGCGACGATCGTGCGGTCGATCAAGCAGCGCTTATACACGCTGGATGAGCGCGCGACAGTGGTGACAGGGCATGGGCCGGATACGTTGCTGGGCGATGAGATGCGAGAGAACCCTTTCGTGCGTGCGTGA
- a CDS encoding intermembrane transport protein PqiB — MSASKADTPAGQPAIKTRRFSVSLVWIVPIVAVLVGISLVIHSVMQQGPTIVLNFKTGSGLVANKTEVKYRNVVIGQVTAVALSGDQKSVNATIELSKQAESFTREDSKFWVVRPRIGAGGVSGIDTLLSGDYIGADIGQSETRAKHFTGLENPPPITYGEPGKRFTLHTQTLGSLDIGSPVYYRKIPVGQVVAYELDSEGKGVNVEVFIHAPNDGYVTENTRFWNASGVDLSVGANGFALKTESVSSMLMGGISFQAPPYNPNDKPAEENRGFELFEDQQSALAPPNGKGQYMVLRFDQALRGLKVDAPVEFLGVEFGKVVSINLDFDAKKRSFPVNVGIVIYPQLLGAAHTKLLKAMHNNPDDEAAGVRLIGSFIENGLRAQARSGNLLTGQLYIALDFYPKAEKVAFDPNQRPVGIPTIPGNLEQLQEKFEGIVNKLSQLPVERIAGNLDASLVELRKGLAQFNAKTLPGVQTTLADVSKTLQSASSTLAEDSPQREQLTQTLDELARMSRSLRELSDYLGRHPESLIRGRPDNAAPNDLQGPPRK; from the coding sequence ATGAGCGCATCCAAGGCTGACACCCCTGCGGGGCAACCCGCGATCAAGACGCGTCGCTTCAGTGTCTCACTGGTCTGGATCGTGCCGATTGTCGCAGTGCTGGTGGGGATCTCGCTGGTGATTCACAGCGTCATGCAACAAGGGCCGACCATCGTCCTCAACTTCAAGACCGGCAGCGGGCTGGTCGCCAACAAGACCGAGGTCAAATACCGCAATGTGGTGATCGGCCAGGTGACCGCCGTGGCCTTGAGCGGTGACCAGAAAAGTGTCAACGCCACCATCGAGCTGTCCAAACAGGCCGAAAGCTTCACCCGCGAAGACTCCAAATTCTGGGTGGTGCGCCCACGTATCGGCGCAGGCGGCGTATCCGGTATCGACACGCTGCTGTCCGGCGACTACATCGGCGCGGATATCGGCCAGTCCGAAACCCGCGCCAAACATTTCACCGGCCTGGAAAACCCGCCACCCATCACCTATGGCGAGCCTGGCAAGCGTTTCACCCTGCACACGCAGACGCTCGGCTCCCTGGACATCGGCTCGCCGGTCTATTACCGCAAAATCCCGGTAGGCCAGGTGGTGGCTTATGAGTTGGACAGCGAAGGCAAGGGCGTGAATGTCGAAGTGTTCATACACGCACCCAATGATGGGTATGTGACCGAGAACACGCGGTTCTGGAATGCCAGTGGTGTCGATCTGAGCGTCGGCGCCAATGGCTTTGCACTGAAGACCGAATCGGTGTCGTCCATGCTGATGGGCGGGATCTCCTTCCAGGCCCCACCCTACAACCCCAACGACAAGCCGGCTGAGGAAAATCGCGGCTTTGAATTGTTCGAAGACCAGCAAAGCGCCCTCGCCCCGCCCAATGGCAAAGGGCAATACATGGTCCTGCGCTTTGATCAGGCCCTGCGTGGGCTGAAAGTCGACGCACCGGTGGAGTTCCTCGGCGTCGAGTTCGGCAAGGTGGTGTCGATCAATCTGGATTTCGATGCGAAGAAACGCAGCTTCCCGGTCAATGTCGGCATCGTGATCTACCCGCAACTGCTCGGCGCGGCCCACACCAAGCTGCTCAAGGCCATGCACAACAACCCTGACGATGAGGCGGCCGGCGTGCGCCTGATCGGCAGCTTCATTGAAAACGGCCTGCGCGCCCAGGCCCGCAGCGGTAACCTGCTGACCGGCCAGTTGTACATCGCCCTGGACTTCTACCCCAAGGCCGAGAAAGTGGCGTTCGATCCGAACCAGCGCCCCGTGGGTATTCCCACCATCCCGGGCAACCTGGAACAACTGCAGGAGAAGTTCGAAGGTATCGTCAACAAGCTCAGCCAACTGCCGGTCGAGCGGATTGCCGGCAACCTCGACGCCAGCCTGGTCGAACTGCGCAAGGGCCTGGCGCAATTCAACGCCAAGACACTGCCGGGTGTGCAGACGACACTGGCCGACGTGAGCAAGACCCTGCAATCGGCCAGCTCAACCCTGGCAGAAGACTCACCCCAGCGTGAACAACTGACCCAGACCCTGGATGAACTGGCACGCATGTCGCGCTCCTTGCGCGAGCTGTCCGATTACCTGGGCCGGCATCCGGAGTCGCTGATTCGCGGTCGTCCTGATAACGCCGCGCCGAACGACCTGCAAGGGCCACCCCGCAAATGA